The genome window CGATGGCCCGCCAGATTGCCGGCGTCAGGGAAGCGCTCTGCACCGAACAGCGGACAACTAACGGCAGACGACAGCGCTATGTGTACGTGGAGTTGGAACAGGGAGTCGATGCCGGTTTGGTCAGCGCAGCGATCCGCGCCGATCCTCTCTTTCTCGGTGACGAGACCCTGATATTCCCGGTTGAGCATATTGCCGCGCTTGAGCAGGAAGGGCGCGGGGTGTTGCTCGAACGTCGAGGTGTGCCGGGGCCTCTCGGGCATCAACAGGTACTGCTCGAAGCGAGGTTCGAGGTCTCTCTGCTGACGGCGCAGATGATGCTCGCGGCTGCCCGTTCGTTGTCTGGGCTGAAGCCGGGCGCCCATTCATGCATGGATCTTCCCCTCAACGCCTTGTGGGGCGAACAGCAGACAAAGGCTGAGCGGGAGTGGTTGTAGGCATGTCTCTGAATTTCAATGTCACAGATATCGTGGAGCGCTTGCATGTGACGTTTCCCGCCCACGTCATGGGCGATGGAGTGATCTTGGACGCCGTGCGTGATGCGTTGCTTCAGGAGCCGGGCCTGCAGAGTTGTACGATTCGTGTGAAGCGCGCAGGGACGTGGGACAGCGTCAGGGAGTCGGCCATGACGCCGCAGGGGGTCATTCACCTATCCGTGACAGACGGGGTTGTTCTCCTGAAGGGTCATGTCACCAGCCTCATCCAGAAGCGGCTGGCTAGCGTGCTGGCTTGGTGGGTCCCAGGGATTCGAGATGTCGGCAATGGTCTGGAGGTCGTCCCGCTGCAGGAAGATTCCGATGAGGAAATTGCGAACGCGGTGCGCCTCGTCTTGGACAAGGATCGTTTCGTGAGTGCCGAGCGCATCCGTGTGACGGTGAAGCAGGCGGTGGTCACCCTGGAAGGCGGCGCGCCCTCTGCACCGCAGGAGGAGATGGCCGAGCTCGATGCCTGGTATGTCTTCGGGGTCGACAAGGTCGACAATCGCTTGGAAGTCCGTCGGTGAAAAGAACGAACATGGGCGGGGAATCTTTTCTCGCCGG of Nitrospirota bacterium contains these proteins:
- a CDS encoding BON domain-containing protein: MSLNFNVTDIVERLHVTFPAHVMGDGVILDAVRDALLQEPGLQSCTIRVKRAGTWDSVRESAMTPQGVIHLSVTDGVVLLKGHVTSLIQKRLASVLAWWVPGIRDVGNGLEVVPLQEDSDEEIANAVRLVLDKDRFVSAERIRVTVKQAVVTLEGGAPSAPQEEMAELDAWYVFGVDKVDNRLEVRR